In Aspergillus chevalieri M1 DNA, chromosome 7, nearly complete sequence, the sequence agggagatggagatgagagAACTCCACCAGCTCAATATAATGATCGCTTCGCGTACGGAATACATTTCTTTATTACGAGCTCTAACATTAATTATCATATAACTAACCGCACGATGGATCATCAACTATTGAAAGTTTCGCCGTTGAGGATCTGTGCAGGGTAGATAAATACTATCTGTACGGACGTAGCACAAAGGAGAAGATGCTCAGGGGGCATGCTAATACTACCAATGATGCTCTTGAATCAATCAATGGCGATATTATCAGGCATAATTGACCCTGAATCATGCACTGGACTATGAATGGACCTCTTCTTTTCGGAGATTCGCAGCCGAGCTCTGCCCCAGACTGTGCACAAaagtgtacggagtatattcCGTGCCCCTAAAAGTATGAAAAAGGTACGATCAGAGCAGTCTCTAGCAGAATACTCGATCAATATCAAGAGTAGCACAGAGTACCGGAATTATTTCCTCTGCTGAACGATTCCCGTACTCTGATACACCCACTTGTTCAATCAATCTAACGGTGTTCTGCCCGGTCTTGACCAATTCCTGCCCACTGCAGCAGCTGCTACTTTCCACGCTATGTTCCAATGCCATCTGCCGTGAGTGGAGAAGGGCCCAGAAGGGAGGAACCCACTCTGCAGCGAGTGTCAAAAAGCAATAATAAATTCGGATGCAGTGAAACATAGTCGATCAACCGGAGACAACCGGACAGTTCAAACCCTGTATTATTATTGCtgattttcttctctttctcttgctTTGTTTTCTCTCATGGTCAATTGACAGTGATGTATCACCTGCCCACTAGCAGCTTCGTACATACAGCGAGCGTTTCGCATATCTGCAGCTGGCAGAATCGAGTACGTGTATGATTCAATCAATGCAGAAAAGGTCAACAGGACCGGACAATTGATAATGCTAACCAAGGCGTCCTGATTAATTCTGGAGACTTTGTTAACCGGAGGGATGTCAGCAATCCTGAGGTTGTTCGGGAGAGATCCACTTCTCACCACCGAGTCTTAACAACATTCTTCCAGTGGCAGCAAAAGATATAAGTGACAGGTCCAAATTTTGAGTATGCACCTATGAAGTGTTCATTCCAAGCTGCAATAGTCTCTTCACATTCCACAAGTTGTATGTACAAATGCTCTGTGCTCTTGAGCAGTCAATCGCTCAGGTTCCGCTGCATCAATGTACACCGTGCACTGAACGGTGAACAAATTCTCCGTTTAGAATGAAGAGAATTAGCATCCATCTCGCGAGTCGCCATTGAGATCCACGTTAGATGTATCTATGGCTGTAGAACGAGTACATGCCCAACGGAACGGCTTCATGTTCCCCCGATGCGGATGACATAACCATCTCAATGCCTAATCAACAACGACGGTTCAAGCAATACGATTCTCGATTCGTTCCACGCCAAACTCTTGGTCTACTGTCGCGTTGTCAGGTATACCTTGGGTTTgggaatttttttttctttatcaTACAACATGAATCCGCACATCTCTCTCCCCCGCCAACATGCCTCATCCACCTTTGGCGTGTCAGCGCCAGCAAGCCGAGGGTCCAGTATACGGATGCCGCGTTTCTTCAAGAGGTGAGCATCCATTGCATTCTATTCGTACTTCATATGCGCATATCAGTCCAGCGGGGGGGGGGCTACAATTAGCCGGGTCGACATTGATCGCAGTACAATGTTGCTAATGCCTGCGGTAGGCTGTTCAAGTTTCCCCAGATGGACTTTGAGATGGCCATCTGGGAGATGACTTCTTTATTGATTGCGCCAAAGAAGGTATTCAAATCCATCTACTATCATGTGAGTCCATTCAATCCCAGGTTTTATCTCATTATAATACTGACTCGTTGCGTTGCTAGAAACGTACGTGACCTACGCCCTGGGACCGGAGACATCGACCCTTATGCTAATGTTCTCGATACAGAAACGAAAAACACATGGCATCGACCCGACCCATCATTCACCCAtctcctctccttcttcctcctgctTACAGCTCTCGCATGGGGTCTCGCCTATACCCCCTCCTTCGGGTCCATTTTTCGCCTATCCTTTTTCTTCATATTCTTCCACTTCATCGGGTCGTCACTGCTCATATCCACCGTCGCCTTCTTTGCCATCGGCCGACTGTTTGGACCTGACGGTGCGGCCGCGTCCCTGACGGGATTCAGGGGATCGCGCGGCCGGAGACGAGGAGCCGCGCAAGGCCTCTTCACGCAGCCGGGCGAAAAGGATCAGTTGGAGTTC encodes:
- a CDS encoding unc-50 family protein (COG:S;~EggNog:ENOG410PHGS;~InterPro:IPR007881;~PFAM:PF05216;~TransMembrane:5 (o83-102i114-136o188-207i214-238o250-273i)), whose translation is MNPHISLPRQHASSTFGVSAPASRGSSIRMPRFFKRLFKFPQMDFEMAIWEMTSLLIAPKKVFKSIYYHKQTKNTWHRPDPSFTHLLSFFLLLTALAWGLAYTPSFGSIFRLSFFFIFFHFIGSSLLISTVAFFAIGRLFGPDGAAASLTGFRGSRGRRRGAAQGLFTQPGEKDQLEFGYCFDVSSRAFFPLYLHLYVVQFLLLPLLTRSGNFLAAFLGNTLYLSAFTYYTYITFLGYNALPFLHNTELLLLPILVFAVLWLVSLIAGWGVVLQGHSVEGLFWGV